The nucleotide window ATAACGTCGGAGAGCTTGCCTTCGACGTCGATCTCGCCCTTCACATACGCCTCGCCTAGATTGTCGAGGCTAGGGGTCAGCAAGCGCGTCATGGCCGCAGGGCCATTGACGCGCAACGTCACGCTGGGGTTGTCGAACGCACCAAAATCATAGTGCTGCCCGTTCCAGAGCGCGAGGCGGATCGGCAGGTTGGAGGAAGTCTTGACGCCGCTGACCCAGCTTTCGAGTTTTTTCTCCCACAACATGGATGTGCTCCAAGTGTCACCAAAAAAACTTTAAGTCCGTACCGCACGGCGCGGCGACGTCTCCTCGTCAAACGGGCGGGCAGGCGTACCGCGTCGGCCAAGCCGATGCGTGGGTCAGGGTGAAAGGCGCGCTACGCGCCACGACCCATCGGCAAGCCGGAAATACTTGATGCGATCATGCAGGCGCGACACGCGGCCCTGCCAGAATTCGATGCTCTCGGGGTTGAGGCGATAGCCGCCCCAGTGCGGCGGGCGCGGCGGGGCGTCGCCAAACTGGCGCCGGAAATCCGCTTCACGCTCCTCGATGATGCTGCGATCGGCCACTTCGGCGCTCTGCACCGAGGCCCATGCGCCCAGCCGTGAGCCGACCGGACGCGAGTGATAGTAGGCGTCGCTTTCTGCTTCGGTCACCTTCTCGACGCGTCCCTCGATGCGCACCTGACGCTCGAGTTCGACCCAGTGGAACAGCAGACAGCCGTAAGGCGTCGCGGCCAGTTCCTGCCCCTTGCGCGATTCGTAATTCGTGAAAAACGTGAAGCCGCGTTCGTCGACGCCTTTGATGAGCACGATGCGGGCGTCGGGGCGGCCGT belongs to Pandoraea norimbergensis and includes:
- the pdxH gene encoding pyridoxamine 5'-phosphate oxidase, with the protein product MTQTPSLADLRKNYALGSLSERDVAPSPIEQFQHWFEQALKAQLSEPNAMTLATVTPDGRPDARIVLIKGVDERGFTFFTNYESRKGQELAATPYGCLLFHWVELERQVRIEGRVEKVTEAESDAYYHSRPVGSRLGAWASVQSAEVADRSIIEEREADFRRQFGDAPPRPPHWGGYRLNPESIEFWQGRVSRLHDRIKYFRLADGSWRVARLSP